In the genome of Gloeotrichia echinulata CP02, one region contains:
- a CDS encoding transposase, with protein MITLKFKLYEHKRNRHLKRMINAAGVIYNHCIALHKRYYRMWGKHLNCAKLQSHIAKLRKRHQFWQSIGSQAVQDICQRIEKAYQLFFKHNKKGVRPPNFKKVKKYKSFTLKQAGYKLLSGNRIKIANRVYQFWKSREVEGKIKTLTIKRTALGELFMVIVVDNELEPEIKSTTGKIAGFDFGLKTFLTCSDGTLIDSPEFLKQSLNAIKKASKNHSKKVKRSNNRERARKNLVRQHENVCNRRRDWFWKLADQLTDKFDVLCFETLNLKGMQRLWGRKISDVAFGEFLQILSWVTKKKNKQLVYIDQWYPSSKTCSHCGHILENLDLSIRQWRCPSCQSINGRDENAARNIQMVGASTIGLGDVRLAMPAIAV; from the coding sequence ATGATCACACTAAAGTTTAAGCTGTACGAACACAAAAGGAATAGACACCTGAAACGGATGATCAACGCCGCAGGGGTGATCTATAATCATTGTATTGCTCTACATAAACGGTACTATCGCATGTGGGGCAAACACTTAAACTGTGCAAAACTCCAGTCTCATATTGCCAAATTAAGAAAACGGCATCAATTTTGGCAATCAATAGGTTCTCAAGCAGTGCAAGATATCTGTCAACGCATAGAGAAAGCCTACCAATTATTTTTTAAACATAATAAGAAAGGAGTCAGACCACCGAATTTTAAAAAGGTTAAAAAATACAAATCATTCACTCTTAAACAAGCAGGTTATAAACTCTTAAGTGGGAATAGAATTAAAATTGCCAATCGAGTTTATCAATTTTGGAAATCTAGAGAGGTAGAGGGCAAAATCAAAACATTAACCATTAAACGCACTGCACTAGGTGAGTTATTTATGGTGATTGTAGTTGATAATGAGTTAGAACCAGAAATTAAATCAACGACTGGTAAAATAGCGGGGTTTGATTTCGGGTTGAAGACATTTCTAACTTGCTCTGATGGAACTTTAATTGATTCTCCAGAATTTCTCAAGCAATCTCTGAATGCTATTAAGAAAGCTAGTAAGAACCACTCCAAAAAGGTAAAACGGTCAAACAATCGTGAAAGAGCTAGAAAGAATTTAGTTCGTCAACATGAAAATGTTTGTAACCGTAGACGTGATTGGTTCTGGAAATTAGCTGATCAATTGACAGACAAGTTTGATGTTTTATGTTTTGAAACCCTAAACCTCAAAGGTATGCAACGTCTTTGGGGTAGAAAAATATCAGACGTGGCTTTTGGAGAATTTCTCCAAATATTGTCATGGGTAACTAAAAAGAAAAACAAACAACTTGTTTATATAGATCAATGGTATCCATCTAGTAAAACTTGTTCTCATTGTGGGCATATTTTAGAAAATCTAGATTTATCCATAAGACAGTGGCGTTGTCCATCTTGTCAATCAATTAATGGACGTGATGAAAACGCCGCGAGAAATATTCAAATGGTTGGGGCATCAACCATTGGGTTAGGTGATGTTAGACTGGCCATGCCAGCAATTGCTGTTTGA
- a CDS encoding 2OG-Fe(II) oxygenase, whose translation MKYYQQQTNAFSSDYLNNLWGEIHACPYFSINNLNRDFVGTKGFSVVFVRSHLSMVEQQFPYFKPYLDLALQPNCNAFYLNPLLLKEGSRVDPHIDRSLRSYCKTIEPPAVVSVLYVRVPSDMQGGELVLRSHKRQLGQIKPQMNTLLYFQGDLTHSVNGVKTPGDRLSLVCEQYSLSEAELQEIPPFTVESRVAQSTKKKSILLANQR comes from the coding sequence GTGAAATATTATCAACAACAAACGAACGCTTTTTCCAGCGACTATTTAAATAACTTGTGGGGAGAAATCCATGCTTGTCCTTACTTTAGTATTAATAATCTCAACCGCGATTTTGTCGGTACTAAAGGGTTTTCTGTGGTGTTTGTGCGATCGCATCTGTCAATGGTAGAACAGCAGTTTCCCTACTTCAAGCCTTATCTAGATTTAGCTTTGCAGCCAAATTGTAATGCTTTTTACCTCAATCCTTTACTGTTAAAAGAGGGTTCCCGTGTCGATCCGCATATTGATCGCTCTTTGCGTTCCTATTGTAAAACCATTGAGCCGCCTGCAGTTGTGAGTGTTCTTTATGTGCGGGTACCCTCAGATATGCAGGGGGGAGAACTGGTACTGCGATCGCACAAACGCCAACTTGGACAAATTAAGCCGCAAATGAATACTTTACTTTACTTTCAGGGCGATTTAACCCATTCTGTAAATGGTGTCAAAACCCCAGGCGATCGCCTTAGCTTAGTTTGTGAACAGTATAGCTTAAGTGAGGCTGAACTTCAAGAAATTCCACCGTTCACCGTAGAATCAAGAGTTGCTCAGTCTACAAAAAAGAAAAGCATACTACTGGCGAATCAACGGTAA
- a CDS encoding restriction endonuclease, with translation MLPLLQLLVDEKEHSLQESIEYLAEKFKLSDEARKELLPSGRQSAFDNRVGWARTYMKKAGLLEYTRRGYFRITERGLKIINKNPQDINVKFLEQFSEFIDFKSNRKLENKSGNNQSELISNQTPEEDIETAIQKLNQDLATDIIQTIKKSSPAFFEKLVVDLLLKMGYGGTRKDAGQTVGRSGDGGIDGIINEDRLGLDVIYLQAKRWENSIGRPEIQKFAGTLQGFRAKKGIFITSSTFTKEAIDFVSRIDSRIILIDGQNLAELMIEHNVGVTPFVSYEVKKIDSDYFTEA, from the coding sequence ATGCTACCGTTGCTACAACTACTAGTAGACGAGAAAGAACATTCACTACAGGAATCTATTGAATATTTGGCTGAGAAGTTTAAGTTATCAGATGAAGCACGCAAAGAGTTGCTACCGAGTGGGCGCCAGTCTGCTTTTGATAACCGTGTTGGTTGGGCGCGAACATACATGAAAAAAGCTGGGTTATTGGAATATACACGAAGAGGATATTTCCGAATTACAGAACGTGGGCTGAAAATTATTAACAAAAATCCCCAGGATATAAATGTAAAATTTCTGGAGCAATTTTCGGAATTTATAGATTTTAAAAGTAACAGGAAATTAGAAAATAAATCAGGAAATAATCAGAGTGAACTAATAAGCAATCAGACACCGGAAGAAGATATAGAAACAGCTATACAAAAATTAAACCAAGATTTAGCAACTGATATTATACAAACAATCAAGAAATCTTCCCCAGCTTTTTTTGAAAAGCTTGTGGTTGATTTACTTCTCAAAATGGGATATGGTGGTACACGCAAAGATGCAGGACAAACGGTAGGAAGAAGTGGAGATGGTGGAATTGATGGAATTATTAATGAAGACCGTCTTGGACTTGACGTTATATATCTTCAAGCTAAACGTTGGGAAAATTCTATAGGTAGACCAGAAATCCAGAAGTTTGCTGGAACTCTACAGGGTTTCCGTGCTAAAAAAGGTATTTTTATTACTTCATCAACATTTACTAAAGAAGCGATAGATTTTGTATCAAGGATTGATAGTCGTATAATTCTCATAGACGGTCAAAATCTTGCAGAGTTGATGATAGAACACAATGTTGGAGTAACACCATTTGTTTCTTATGAAGTAAAGAAAATAGATTCTGATTACTTTACAGAAGCATAA
- a CDS encoding roadblock/LC7 domain-containing protein, with amino-acid sequence MINVSMLQKLLQNFVNGIPNIQGAALVSPDGLALASVLPSDMDEDRTAAMSAAMLSLGERIGNELVRGTVDRIVVEGEKGYGVVVSCGQDAVLLVLASSELKQGILFLELKRAVAQIAPLVA; translated from the coding sequence ATGATTAACGTTTCAATGCTACAAAAACTTCTGCAAAACTTTGTGAATGGAATACCTAATATTCAAGGTGCGGCTTTGGTCAGTCCTGATGGTTTAGCTTTAGCTTCTGTACTCCCATCAGACATGGATGAAGACCGCACTGCTGCTATGTCTGCAGCTATGTTATCATTGGGCGAACGCATCGGTAATGAATTGGTTCGTGGTACAGTTGACCGAATTGTTGTTGAAGGCGAAAAAGGCTATGGCGTTGTAGTTAGCTGTGGACAAGACGCAGTTTTATTAGTTTTAGCAAGTTCTGAACTCAAACAAGGAATATTGTTTCTAGAACTCAAACGTGCTGTTGCTCAAATTGCGCCTCTAGTGGCTTAA
- a CDS encoding Npun_F0813 family protein has product MFILKRQNVEISTIHHPKRDQQVSILHYQGQAFRLISVFKASQEEEARALWRDLTDNQGKACVLLEEPERFSVWGKIRLEQLDSDTGGDGQIAIFIQGSILLLQAVYMEVEELLGNRQAALFEKDITQVLRQKQLPGVSTPEAVKYLLTNNPLDTVNLPVWPEKYVISFLQELYRLGKAYFGNANFAYQVIDRLQDMPEPERSLFITWLNQSSLSKLWQ; this is encoded by the coding sequence ATGTTTATTCTCAAACGGCAGAATGTTGAAATATCAACTATTCACCACCCAAAACGGGATCAGCAGGTGTCGATCCTCCATTATCAGGGGCAAGCCTTTCGCTTAATTAGCGTTTTCAAAGCTAGTCAAGAGGAAGAAGCTAGAGCCTTATGGAGGGATTTAACCGATAATCAAGGTAAAGCCTGTGTCTTGCTCGAAGAACCAGAGCGGTTTAGCGTCTGGGGTAAAATACGTTTAGAGCAGCTAGATAGCGATACAGGTGGTGATGGCCAAATCGCGATTTTCATCCAAGGGAGTATTTTGCTGCTGCAAGCTGTCTATATGGAGGTGGAAGAGTTGTTAGGGAATCGTCAAGCGGCTTTATTTGAGAAAGATATTACACAGGTTTTGCGCCAAAAGCAATTACCGGGAGTATCAACACCTGAAGCCGTCAAATACTTGCTGACTAACAACCCACTGGATACAGTCAACCTTCCGGTTTGGCCAGAAAAATATGTGATTAGCTTCTTACAAGAACTGTATAGACTAGGAAAAGCGTATTTTGGCAATGCTAACTTTGCCTATCAAGTGATTGATCGGTTACAAGATATGCCAGAACCAGAGCGATCGCTGTTTATCACTTGGCTAAATCAGTCTTCACTGAGTAAACTGTGGCAATAG
- a CDS encoding DUF3596 domain-containing protein — MNRIQKISKGSVGIESFQGRLRLRLPRQIYEGKQKYLTLNLADTPENRQLAEQKAHEIELDIISGEFDEKLAKYKPQRHLSIVNPDEPQIVLTISQLWDRYIDYKRQSLKPTTLDKLAVLEKHIKRCPYQALDEGMKIRISLLQQTTNSQAKDVLMYLSAACKWGMKRGLVTFNPFEGMYNELPKHKWQDNSQPNAFSEEEKQKIIHSFRNHKPAKGIGYSHYAPFVEFLFLTGCRPSEAIGLQWQHITPDCSKITFDSALVQVGNGERVRVDGSKNNKKRTFNCNQRLQELLLKIKPENPHAESLVFPSPEGLSIHYRNFSRRAWDKIVDSLVERKTTPYSCRDTFISEQIAKGVPTAVVAKWCDNSVEMIEQKYLDSQILEQLKPL; from the coding sequence ATGAATAGAATACAAAAGATATCCAAGGGGTCAGTAGGTATTGAATCATTTCAAGGTAGATTACGACTGAGATTGCCAAGACAAATTTACGAAGGTAAACAAAAGTATCTGACTTTGAATTTAGCTGATACACCTGAAAATCGTCAGCTAGCAGAACAGAAAGCACATGAGATAGAGTTAGACATTATCTCAGGCGAATTCGACGAAAAACTAGCCAAATACAAGCCACAAAGACACTTATCAATAGTCAATCCCGATGAACCTCAAATAGTCTTAACAATTTCTCAACTATGGGACAGATATATTGATTACAAACGCCAATCACTCAAACCGACAACACTGGATAAACTGGCGGTATTAGAAAAACATATTAAACGCTGTCCATATCAAGCTTTAGATGAAGGGATGAAAATTCGGATTTCACTATTGCAACAAACAACCAATTCACAAGCCAAAGATGTACTCATGTATCTATCAGCAGCTTGTAAATGGGGAATGAAGCGCGGTTTAGTGACATTTAATCCCTTTGAAGGAATGTATAACGAGCTTCCCAAGCATAAATGGCAAGATAATTCACAACCTAATGCTTTTAGTGAAGAAGAAAAGCAAAAGATAATTCATAGTTTTAGAAATCACAAACCAGCTAAAGGAATAGGTTACAGCCATTATGCACCATTTGTGGAGTTTTTATTCTTAACAGGATGCCGTCCCTCAGAAGCTATTGGGTTACAATGGCAGCATATTACACCAGATTGTTCCAAAATTACCTTTGACAGCGCATTAGTTCAGGTGGGGAACGGTGAAAGAGTGAGAGTTGATGGCTCGAAAAACAATAAGAAGCGAACTTTTAACTGCAACCAAAGATTGCAAGAATTGTTATTGAAAATAAAACCAGAAAATCCTCACGCTGAATCTTTAGTATTTCCCTCACCGGAAGGACTATCAATACATTACAGAAACTTTTCGCGCCGTGCATGGGATAAAATTGTAGACTCATTGGTAGAACGTAAAACAACTCCCTACTCTTGTCGTGATACTTTCATATCTGAGCAAATCGCCAAAGGAGTTCCTACGGCTGTAGTTGCTAAATGGTGTGATAATTCAGTGGAGATGATTGAGCAAAAATATCTTGATTCTCAGATATTGGAGCAATTGAAACCGCTGTAA
- a CDS encoding group I intron-associated PD-(D/E)XK endonuclease, giving the protein MHHTKDKGDIAAAKAIADLAIKGYSILTPLVCEHLPFDLVAYDNSKFYRIQAKYNSDGEIKNKTSWADKNGNHYRKYKPDDFDFYGLYLPDINKVVYPSIKFGGCRIRSTPPKSPSPFYWWEDFTEFTEVAPKRTYKEFGVDLTTRKVSPDSRIHTRKVERPSKEELAKLVWEKPTAQIGRDFGVSDKAVEKWCKAYGLDKPARGYWVRKAYGRVEG; this is encoded by the coding sequence ATGCACCACACGAAAGACAAAGGCGATATAGCTGCAGCTAAAGCAATAGCAGATTTAGCAATTAAAGGATACTCAATTTTGACACCACTGGTGTGTGAGCATTTACCTTTTGATCTGGTTGCCTACGACAATAGTAAGTTTTATAGAATTCAGGCTAAATATAACAGCGACGGCGAAATTAAAAATAAAACTAGTTGGGCAGATAAGAACGGCAATCATTATAGAAAATACAAACCTGATGACTTTGACTTTTATGGTCTTTATTTACCGGATATCAACAAAGTAGTATATCCATCAATTAAGTTTGGCGGTTGTCGCATCAGATCAACGCCCCCTAAATCTCCCAGTCCTTTTTATTGGTGGGAGGATTTTACAGAGTTTACTGAAGTAGCGCCTAAGCGAACCTACAAAGAATTTGGCGTTGATTTAACAACTAGGAAGGTTAGTCCAGATTCGAGAATTCACACCAGGAAAGTTGAAAGGCCATCAAAGGAAGAATTAGCAAAGTTGGTGTGGGAAAAGCCAACGGCGCAAATTGGTAGAGATTTTGGTGTGTCTGATAAGGCTGTAGAGAAGTGGTGTAAGGCTTATGGGTTGGATAAGCCGGCTAGGGGATATTGGGTGAGGAAGGCTTATGGAAGGGTTGAGGGATAG
- a CDS encoding transposase, whose translation MKPYSVDLREKIVNAYQLGNISVRKLAVNFGVGKAFVQKMLRQYKEKGHVNPGKQGTRKKAVLADSAAQLVALVKKYPDATLSEYCEYWLLTEGQLVSSSMMCRELQKLNLTRKKKRFAAVRQLPIEFNCSGVNTERKSEI comes from the coding sequence ATGAAACCATATTCCGTCGATCTGAGAGAAAAAATAGTCAATGCTTATCAGTTAGGAAATATTTCAGTTAGAAAGTTAGCTGTAAACTTTGGTGTTGGTAAAGCTTTTGTACAAAAAATGTTGAGACAGTATAAAGAGAAAGGACATGTTAATCCTGGTAAGCAAGGGACAAGAAAAAAAGCGGTATTAGCAGATTCTGCGGCTCAACTTGTTGCATTGGTAAAAAAGTATCCAGATGCAACTCTCTCTGAATATTGTGAATATTGGCTCTTAACTGAGGGGCAACTAGTGAGTTCCAGCATGATGTGTAGAGAATTGCAAAAATTAAATCTAACTCGTAAAAAAAAACGGTTCGCAGCAGTCAGGCAGCTACCGATAGAGTTCAATTGCTCAGGTGTGAATACAGAGAGAAAGTCAGAGATATAG
- a CDS encoding ABC transporter ATP-binding protein, translating into MAKFRDILNYFRPDWKWSIFSITVSSINEIIDLTVPYAIGQILNVLSGQPLDKPLQGAIAIFLNIINYPASKPLSLGVLLGLIFVVTVLRAPFEAWLTHWFHWDIPLRARRIQGQKAIEKILSLPLEFYDENNPGRIAGRVSRGLTNHTWTYPEIAGQLIPKLSRVLGIFVFIWFIEWRIAILFLISFGIILSLSLRKLQRLILHESILDKYSENTESRTSEIITNIKTVKAFATEPEELKRQSQRLKRELTVVEYRIHKGYVKLASWQRTMVQFAVFLVLGLTLAETVSGKISLGHFIMTLTLSSMAYAEIQPISNLAEVFARRYSSMVRFHEFMQEPSAIDGDSFLNEQQPTELPYQFSGKLEFSGISFGYDANRQVLQDINLLIEPYQTVALVGRSGSGKSTLVKLLLRYFEPQQGQILIDGQDIRTLDVGKYRRRLAIVHQEVDIFNGTLLNNLTYGRPNANFEQVQQACRIARVDEVIEQLPQGYYTVVGERGVRLSGGQRQRLGIARALLVEPDVLVFDEATSSLDYESERSIQLAMRSIQGTRTTIIIAHRLSTVREADKIVVLDQGRIVEVGRHDELLRQEGIYRRLHSLQETGELLS; encoded by the coding sequence ATGGCAAAATTTAGAGATATACTCAATTACTTTCGTCCCGACTGGAAGTGGAGTATTTTCAGCATTACAGTATCCAGTATTAACGAAATTATTGATTTGACTGTACCTTATGCTATCGGACAGATTCTAAACGTTTTGTCTGGACAACCGTTAGACAAACCACTTCAAGGCGCGATCGCAATTTTTTTAAACATTATAAATTACCCAGCCAGTAAACCTCTATCTTTGGGAGTGTTACTGGGTTTAATTTTCGTTGTCACCGTATTGAGAGCGCCGTTTGAAGCTTGGTTAACCCATTGGTTTCACTGGGATATACCATTAAGGGCGCGTCGTATTCAGGGACAAAAAGCTATAGAAAAAATTCTCAGTTTACCACTAGAATTTTATGACGAAAATAACCCTGGACGTATAGCAGGAAGAGTATCTAGAGGTCTTACTAATCATACATGGACTTATCCAGAGATTGCTGGACAGTTAATTCCTAAACTATCGCGAGTGCTGGGAATTTTTGTGTTTATCTGGTTTATTGAGTGGCGGATTGCGATATTATTTCTGATTTCATTTGGAATTATCCTCAGCTTGAGCTTGCGGAAATTACAGCGGCTAATTTTGCACGAGAGTATCCTGGATAAATACAGTGAAAATACAGAAAGTCGCACTTCGGAAATTATCACAAATATCAAAACTGTTAAAGCCTTTGCGACTGAACCTGAAGAACTAAAGCGGCAAAGTCAAAGGTTAAAACGAGAGTTAACAGTTGTAGAGTATCGCATTCACAAAGGTTATGTAAAACTTGCTAGTTGGCAACGCACGATGGTACAGTTTGCTGTATTTCTCGTGCTAGGTTTAACTTTAGCAGAAACAGTCAGCGGTAAGATTTCTTTAGGTCATTTTATCATGACATTAACTCTTTCGAGTATGGCTTATGCTGAAATTCAACCAATTAGTAACCTAGCAGAAGTATTCGCCCGGCGCTATTCTTCTATGGTGCGGTTTCACGAATTTATGCAAGAACCATCCGCTATTGATGGAGATTCGTTCTTAAATGAGCAACAGCCAACAGAATTACCTTATCAATTTTCTGGAAAACTAGAATTTTCTGGTATCAGTTTTGGGTATGATGCCAATCGCCAAGTTTTACAAGATATCAATCTTTTGATTGAGCCATATCAAACAGTAGCATTAGTAGGGCGTTCCGGTTCTGGGAAATCCACCTTAGTCAAACTATTATTGCGGTACTTTGAACCTCAACAAGGACAAATACTGATTGATGGTCAAGATATTCGCACCTTAGATGTGGGTAAATATAGACGAAGATTGGCGATCGTTCACCAAGAAGTAGACATTTTCAACGGTACCTTATTGAATAATCTCACCTATGGCAGACCAAACGCCAATTTTGAGCAAGTTCAGCAAGCTTGTAGAATAGCCAGAGTTGATGAAGTGATAGAACAACTACCCCAGGGATATTACACCGTTGTCGGCGAACGTGGTGTCAGATTATCAGGAGGACAAAGACAGCGCTTAGGAATTGCTAGGGCCTTGCTAGTCGAACCAGACGTGCTGGTGTTTGATGAGGCTACCTCCAGCCTAGATTATGAATCAGAGCGTTCAATACAACTAGCCATGCGATCAATTCAGGGAACTCGCACCACGATTATTATTGCCCACCGCCTGAGTACAGTCCGGGAAGCCGATAAAATTGTAGTTCTAGATCAGGGAAGGATTGTCGAAGTAGGTAGACACGATGAACTATTGCGCCAAGAGGGAATTTATCGCCGCTTGCACTCCTTGCAAGAAACCGGCGAACTCCTGAGTTAG
- a CDS encoding IS630 family transposase, translating into MLRCEYREKVRDIEPKNLVFLDEAGLLLGLMRPKARSEKGSRVYDVKPFYRGKKVTIIGAISMDKVLAVMTLDGSMDSNAFRVFIEKLLVPQLWKGAVVIMDNLFAHKIDEITPIIESVGASVINLSSYSPDFNPIEHWWSQLKAFIKTFSPKTTQMVDVLIAIALNLINPMHLRNWFANCCYCTS; encoded by the coding sequence TTGCTCAGGTGTGAATACAGAGAGAAAGTCAGAGATATAGAGCCGAAAAATCTGGTTTTTTTGGATGAAGCAGGCTTACTGCTTGGGTTAATGCGTCCAAAAGCTCGTAGTGAAAAAGGAAGTAGAGTATATGATGTAAAACCATTTTATCGAGGTAAAAAAGTCACTATTATCGGCGCAATCAGTATGGATAAAGTATTGGCTGTGATGACACTAGATGGTTCAATGGATAGTAATGCTTTTCGCGTGTTTATAGAAAAGTTGTTAGTGCCTCAATTATGGAAAGGTGCAGTTGTCATAATGGATAACCTATTTGCCCATAAGATCGATGAAATTACGCCCATAATTGAATCTGTTGGTGCCAGTGTCATCAATCTATCTTCTTATTCACCAGATTTTAATCCCATTGAACATTGGTGGTCACAGCTTAAAGCTTTTATCAAAACATTTTCTCCAAAAACTACTCAAATGGTAGATGTATTGATTGCAATTGCTTTAAATCTAATCAATCCTATGCATCTGCGAAATTGGTTTGCTAACTGCTGCTACTGTACTTCATGA
- a CDS encoding transposase: MRKLTDSDKQEILKLYRESAETTSTLADRYGVSNSTISRLLKSTLPEEEYEYLVSLKRAARTPEGRAQVSYDQLPLLSKSEPATKVTSSVSQPLELPKVQPVKALVEEEPQEDDLTTGIRRVRKRSLSEEIPTPIVKPTLPKKATPIAKPTPQPVAEQLELLQTKPPIISSIPNPLLDDERPEVKVLAEMLGEDLLDESDDLEDLDDDLEEYDDDYDEDDLEEATPLVTRRRPGEASVPVLPLSAAHLPKTCYLVIDRASELITRPLKDFGDLGQIPIVETQQKTLPVFDNHRVAKRFSTKRDRVIKVPDSKMLHKTRTHLQAKGITRLLIDGQVYSLSTV, translated from the coding sequence GTGAGAAAACTAACAGATTCTGACAAACAAGAAATCCTTAAATTATATCGAGAAAGTGCTGAAACAACCTCAACCTTGGCAGATCGCTATGGCGTCAGCAACTCGACAATTAGCCGTCTGCTTAAAAGTACCTTACCAGAGGAGGAGTATGAGTACCTCGTTTCTTTGAAGCGGGCTGCGAGAACTCCTGAAGGTAGGGCACAGGTAAGTTACGACCAGTTGCCTTTATTGAGTAAATCAGAGCCAGCAACAAAAGTAACCAGCAGCGTCAGCCAGCCCTTGGAATTGCCGAAAGTTCAACCAGTTAAGGCCTTAGTCGAGGAGGAACCACAAGAAGACGATTTAACCACGGGTATTCGCCGGGTGCGAAAGCGTTCTTTGTCAGAGGAAATACCAACGCCTATTGTCAAACCAACGCTCCCAAAAAAAGCAACGCCTATCGCCAAACCAACGCCACAACCAGTGGCTGAACAGTTAGAGCTTTTACAAACCAAGCCGCCGATCATTTCCAGCATTCCTAATCCCTTATTAGACGATGAACGTCCTGAAGTCAAGGTCTTAGCTGAAATGCTAGGCGAAGATTTGCTAGACGAATCAGATGATTTGGAAGATTTGGATGATGACTTGGAAGAATACGATGATGACTATGACGAAGACGACCTCGAGGAAGCCACACCTCTAGTCACAAGACGTAGACCAGGGGAAGCATCTGTTCCCGTCTTACCATTATCAGCAGCTCATTTGCCGAAAACTTGCTATTTGGTGATTGACCGCGCCTCGGAATTAATTACCCGACCACTCAAGGACTTTGGTGATTTGGGACAAATTCCCATCGTCGAAACCCAGCAAAAAACCCTGCCGGTGTTTGATAACCACCGAGTTGCAAAGCGCTTTTCTACCAAGCGCGATCGCGTAATTAAAGTTCCCGATAGTAAAATGCTGCACAAGACTCGTACTCATCTCCAAGCTAAGGGAATCACCCGGCTGTTAATTGATGGTCAGGTCTACTCTTTGTCTACGGTTTAG
- a CDS encoding transposase family protein, translating into MSDMLSYIQNNPQETQRLVGVKYDQLEQLIKQAIALDTEKQQNIEKKKVRIINKGGGRKVKLSNEDQILLTLTYLRHMTTFQLLGIQFGVSESTANDTFNYWLTILQEILPSSLLEQVKKNASDYEIVQEILTDYELIVDSCEQPRERPGEYQEQQDYYSGKKKSHTFKNQITVLPDGRDIVDIIAGEPGPKSDIALFRQGQKNFETHQKFQGDKGYVGESSIKTLTKKPKKRELSESQKKKNKQMASDRIFVEHLIRILKIFRVASERFRLNPTKYEQIIMTICGLVRFRIGALVL; encoded by the coding sequence ATGAGTGACATGTTAAGTTATATTCAAAATAACCCTCAAGAAACACAGCGGTTAGTAGGCGTAAAGTATGACCAACTTGAGCAACTAATAAAACAGGCGATCGCCTTAGATACCGAAAAGCAACAAAACATAGAAAAAAAGAAAGTTAGAATTATAAATAAAGGTGGTGGTCGGAAGGTAAAGTTATCTAACGAAGACCAAATTCTATTAACGTTGACATATTTAAGACATATGACAACGTTTCAATTATTAGGCATACAGTTTGGAGTCAGTGAATCAACCGCCAATGATACATTTAATTACTGGCTTACAATCCTACAAGAAATCCTGCCATCAAGTTTACTTGAACAAGTAAAAAAAAACGCAAGTGATTACGAGATAGTTCAAGAAATTTTAACAGATTATGAACTAATAGTGGATAGCTGCGAACAGCCGAGAGAAAGACCAGGGGAGTATCAAGAGCAGCAGGATTATTACTCTGGAAAAAAGAAAAGTCATACATTTAAAAATCAAATTACTGTTCTACCTGATGGGAGAGATATTGTTGATATAATTGCGGGAGAGCCAGGACCTAAAAGTGACATAGCTTTATTTCGTCAAGGTCAGAAAAACTTTGAAACCCATCAAAAATTTCAAGGGGATAAAGGTTATGTCGGAGAGTCATCAATTAAAACTCTTACGAAGAAGCCGAAAAAAAGAGAATTAAGCGAATCACAAAAAAAGAAAAATAAACAAATGGCTTCCGACCGAATATTTGTCGAACATTTAATTCGGATATTAAAAATATTTAGAGTGGCGTCTGAAAGATTTAGATTAAATCCAACTAAATATGAACAAATAATTATGACGATATGTGGACTTGTAAGGTTCCGAATAGGAGCCTTAGTCTTATAA